From Streptomyces sp. TLI_105, the proteins below share one genomic window:
- a CDS encoding DUF3618 domain-containing protein encodes MSTPSKGDREAAPTPEELREQVEHTRDELGMTVEALAAKADVKAQAKEKAAEFKEQAAEKAVVVTDRIRDKTAHAAQLVKDKTPDPVLDKAAHAAAQVRETATRAGHLAAERTPEPVREKAGSAVTMAKGKRTPLLAAAAAFVVLLLLRRSRRRR; translated from the coding sequence ATGAGCACTCCCTCCAAGGGCGACAGGGAAGCCGCGCCCACTCCCGAGGAACTGCGCGAACAGGTCGAGCACACCCGTGATGAGCTCGGCATGACCGTGGAGGCGCTGGCGGCCAAGGCCGACGTCAAGGCGCAGGCCAAGGAGAAGGCGGCCGAGTTCAAGGAGCAAGCCGCCGAGAAGGCCGTCGTCGTCACCGACCGGATCCGGGACAAGACGGCGCACGCCGCCCAGCTGGTCAAGGACAAGACCCCGGACCCGGTCCTGGACAAGGCGGCCCATGCCGCGGCGCAGGTCCGCGAGACCGCGACCCGCGCCGGGCACCTCGCCGCCGAGAGGACCCCGGAGCCGGTCCGTGAAAAGGCCGGGTCCGCCGTGACCATGGCCAAGGGCAAGCGCACCCCCCTGCTCGCCGCGGCCGCCGCGTTCGTCGTCCTCCTGCTCCTGCGTCGCAGCCGGAGGCGACGGTGA
- a CDS encoding DUF4235 domain-containing protein, with amino-acid sequence MKPSEIAYKPVGLALGAASGMIAGAAFKQAWKMIGHEDDAPDATDEGRTWREILVSAALQGAIFAVVKAAVDRAGATGVRRLTGTWPD; translated from the coding sequence GTGAAACCATCCGAGATCGCCTACAAGCCGGTCGGCCTGGCACTCGGCGCCGCGAGCGGCATGATCGCCGGCGCGGCCTTCAAGCAGGCGTGGAAGATGATCGGCCACGAGGACGACGCCCCGGACGCCACCGACGAGGGCCGCACCTGGCGGGAGATCCTTGTCTCCGCTGCCCTGCAAGGCGCGATCTTCGCGGTCGTCAAGGCGGCCGTCGACCGGGCGGGAGCCACCGGCGTCCGCCGCCTGACCGGGACCTGGCCCGACTGA